From the genome of Populus alba chromosome 10, ASM523922v2, whole genome shotgun sequence, one region includes:
- the LOC118057342 gene encoding ABC transporter B family member 11 isoform X1, giving the protein MADENGLLGDRKFEQAAATTSHSEIVESEIQAAEKNDNEQESEKSKEKKESTNVVPYYKLFSFADPTDYLLMFVGTIAAIGNGTCMPIMTILFGQVVNAFGSTSNNIEEVTHEVSQVALKFVYLGLGAMVAAFLQVSCWMVTGERQAVRIRNLYLGAILRQEIGFFDNETNTGEIIGRMSGDTILIQDAMGEKVGKFLQLFTTFTAGFVIAFSKGWKLTLVMASSIPLLVLSGAVMAITVSKMASRGQTAYSHAANVVDQSIGSIRTVVSFTGEKQAVVQYNKSLTEAVKTGVQEGLAIGVGFGVVTLIVFSTYALAVWYGAKMILNDGYNGGDVVNVNFAVLTGSMSLGQSSSCLSAFSAGRAAAFKLFEVIDRKSQIDSYNSNGRTLDDIQGDIELKDIHFSYPARPDERIFNGFSLAIPPGTSAALVGKSGSGKSTVIGLIERFYDPHAGEVLIDGVNLKEFQLKWIRQKISLVSQEPVLFACSIKDNIAYGKDGATSEEIKTAAELANAAKFIDKLPQGLDTMVGENGTQLSGGQKQRIAIARAILKDPRILLLDEATSALDTESERIVQEALDRIMINRTTVVVAHRLSTVRNADAIAVLHHGKIVEKGSHKELTKDPEGAYYQLIRLQEMRTAKNNDVLNNPDGPESLADSDRHSSKRSSFPRSISRGSSLGHSSRHSFSAAFGVPTGIDLPDTATAEPYILDSEPSEPLPEVPLFRLAYLNKPEIPVLMLAALAAIVAGAILPVFGILVSSMIKTFFEPPDKLKKDSAFWALMFVGIGVISLIVQPVKHYLFAVAGCKLIKRIRSMCFEKVIYMEVGWFDQPEHSSGAIGARLSADAAMVKGLVGDALGMLVQNLGTAVVALFIAFQACWQLAFIMLALLPLLGLNGFIQQKFMKGFSADAKKMYEEASQVANDAVRNIRTVASFCSEAKVTGLYQQACLGPLKTGMRQGLVSGIGFGLSFLFLYAVYATCFYAGSRLVNSRDTTFSEVFRVFFALTMASYGISQTSSLGPDIMKAKAAAASIFAILDRNSKIDSTDDSGTAIENFKGDMEFQHVSFKYPTRPDVQIFRDLCLKIRSGKTVALVGESGSGKSTVISLLQRFYDPDSGYITLDGVEIQKLQIKWLRQRMGLVSQEPLLFDDTIRANIAYGKEGIATEAEILAASESANANKFISSLQQGYDTIVGDRGTQLSGGQKQRVAIARAIIKAPKILLLDEATSALDAESERVVQDALEKVMVNRTTVIVAHRLSTIKNADVIAVVKNGVIAEQGRHDTLMSIKDGVYASLVSLHTSASSS; this is encoded by the exons ATGGCTGATGAAAATGGTTTGCTAGGAGATAGAAAGTTTGAGCAGGCTGCAGCAACAACGAGCCATTCAGAAATTGTGGAGTCAGAGATCCAAGCCGCAGAAAAGAATGATAACGAACAAGAATCAGAAAAGAGCAAGGAGAAAAAGGAAAGCACTAATGTAGTGCCATATTACAAGCTTTTCTCCTTTGCTGACCCCACAGATTATCTATTAATGTTTGTCGGCACCATTGCTGCAATTGGAAATGGAACCTGCATGCCCATCATGACGATACTATTTGGACAAGTAGTAAATGCGTTTGGAAGTACTAGTAACAACATTGAAGAAGTGACTCATGAAGTTTCCCAG GTAGCTCTGAAGTTTGTTTACTTGGGACTTGGTGCCATGGTTGCAGCATTCCTTC AGGTATCTTGTTGGATGGTCACCGGGGAGAGACAGGCTGTGCGAATAAGAAATTTGTACTTGGGAGCCATTCTCAGGCAAGAAATCGGCTTCTTCGATAACGAAACTAACACAGGAGAAATTATTGGGAGGATGTCGGGTGACACTATTCTCATTCAAGATGCCATGGGTGAGAAG GTGGGAAAGTTCTTGCAGCTATTTACAACATTCACTGCTGGTTTTGTCATAGCCTTTAGTAAGGGATGGAAACTTACTCTTGTCATGGCATCTTCCATCCCCCTTCTTGTCCTATCTGGTGCCGTCATGGCCATTACTGTGTCAAAGATGGCATCCCGTGGGCAAACTGCTTATTCACATGCAGCAAATGTCGTGGACCAGTCAATTGGTTCCATCAGAACG GTTGTATCATTTACAGGGGAGAAGCAAGCTGTGGTTCAATACAACAAGTCTTTGACCGAAGCTGTCAAAACTGGAGTGCAAGAGGGCTTGGCTATAGGAGTCGGTTTTGGTGTGGTTACACTTATTGTATTCTCCACTTACGCTTTGGCTGTATGGTACGGTGCTAAAATGATTCTGAATGATGGATATAATGGAGGAGATGTTGTAAATGTAAATTTTGCAGTGTTGACCGGCTCCAT GTCTCTAGGACAGTCATCTTCTTGCTTAAGTGCATTTTCTGCTGGGCGAGCTGCAGCGTTTAAGTTGTTCGAGGTAATTGATAGAAAGTCACAAATAGATTCTTACAACAGCAACGGACGGACACTAGATGATATTCAGGGAGATATAGAACTTAAGGATATTCATTTCAGTTATCCAGCAAGACCTGATGAGCGAATATTCAATGGCTTCTCTCTCGCAATACCTCCCGGTACATCTGCAGCTTTGGTTGGAAAGAGTGGAAGTGGGAAATCTACAGTTATTGGTTTGATTGAGAGGTTCTACGACCCGCACGCCGGCGAAGTTCTAATAGACGGCGTTAACCTCAAAGAGTTCCAGCTCAAATGGATTAGACAGAAAATAAGCCTGGTCAGCCAAGAACCTGTGTTGTTTGCTTGTAgcattaaagataatattgcCTATGGGAAGGATGGTGCAACTAGTGAAGAAATCAAAACTGCTGCTGAACTTGCCAATGCTGCCAAGTTCATAGATAAACTTCCTCAG GGACTTGACACGATGGTTGGGGAGAATGGCACTCAGCTATCTGGCGGCCAAAAACAGAGAATTGCTATTGCTAGAGCAATTCTAAAAGATCCAAGAATACTCCTTCTAGATGAAGCCACAAGTGCTCTTGATACAGAATCTGAAAGAATTGTGCAAGAGGCATTAGACAGGATTATGATCAACCGAACCACAGTTGTTGTAGCTCATCGCTTGAGTACAGTAAGGAATGCTGATGCAATTGCCGTTCTTCACCACGGGAAAATTGTTGAAAAAG GTTCCCACAAGGAGCTGACCAAAGATCCTGAGGGAGCATATTATCAGCTTATAAGATTGCAGGAAATGAGGACAGCAAAAAACAATGATGTTCTAAATAATCCAGATGGGCCAGAAAGCTTAGCAGACTCTGATAGACATTCAAGTAAACGCTCATCTTTCCCACGATCAATAAGTCGAGGCTCATCCCTTGGACACAGTAGTCGTCACTCATTCTCAGCTGCATTTGGTGTGCCCACTGGAATTGATCTTCCAGATACAGCAACAGCAGAACCCTATATTCTTGATTCAGAGCCATCCGAACCACTTCCAGAAGTCCCACTTTTTCGCCTAGCCTATCTTAACAAACCAGAGATCCCAGTGTTAATGCTAGCTGCATTGGCTGCAATAGTGGCTGGTGCAATATTACCTGTTTTCGGAATACTAGTCTCTTCTATGATCAAGACATTTTTTGAGCCACCAGATAAACTCAAAAAGGATTCAGCATTTTGGGCATTAATGTTCGTTGGTATCGGCGTGATATCTTTAATTGTTCAGCCCGTAAAGCACTATCTTTTTGCAGTGGCTGGttgtaaattgataaaaagGATTCGATCAATGTGCTTTGAGAAAGTGATTTATATGGAAGTAGGCTGGTTTGATCAACCTGAACATTCAAGTGGTGCAATTGGTGCAAGACTTTCCGCAGATGCAGCTATGGTGAAAGGTCTGGTTGGAGACGCACTTGGTATGCTAGTTCAAAATCTTGGAACTGCAGTTGTTGCTTTGTTTATCGCCTTTCAAGCATGTTGGCAACTGGCTTTCATCATGCTTGCCTTGCTACCTCTTCTAGGACTTAATGGATTTATTCAACAAAAATTCATGAAAGGTTTCAGCGCAGATGCAAAG AAAATGTACGAGGAAGCAAGTCAAGTTGCAAATGATGCAGTGCGGAATATTAGAACAGTTGCATCTTTCTGTTCTGAAGCGAAAGTGACCGGACTGTACCAACAGGCTTGTTTAGGTCCATTGAAGACAGGCATGAGGCAAGGGTTGGTAAGTGGGATAGGATTTGGACTATCTTTCCTCTTTCTCTACGCAGTCTATGCTACCTGTTTCTATGCTGGATCCCGTCTTGTCAATTCTCGCGACACAACATTTTCTGAGGTTTTTCGC GTATTTTTTGCTCTCACTATGGCATCATATGGTATTTCTCAAACAAGTTCCCTCGGTCCTGATATCATGAAAGCAAAGGCTGCTGCAGCTTCTATATTTGCAATTCTAGACCGAAACTCAAAAATAGACTCTACTGATGATTCTGGGACAGcaatagaaaattttaaaggGGATATGGAGTTTCAACATGTCAGTTTCAAATACCCCACAAGACCTGATGTCCAAATTTTCAGAGATCTATGCTTAAAAATCCGTTCTGGCAAG ACAGTTGCTCTAGTTGGAGAAAGTGGCAGTGGGAAATCAACAGTGATCTCATTGTTGCAGAGATTTTATGATCCTGATTCAGGTTACATAACATTAGACGGAGTTGAAATCCAGAAGCTACAAATCAAGTGGTTAAGACAGCGAATGGGCCTAGTCAGCCAGGAGCCTTTGTTGTTTGACGACACTATCCGAGCCAACATTGCATATGGAAAGGAAGGAATCGCTACGGAGGCAGAGATTTTAGCTGCGTCAGAATCGGCAAATGCCAACAAGTTCATCAGTAGCTTACAACAG GGTTACGATACTATTGTAGGTGACCGAGGCACCCAATTATCAGGTGGACAGAAGCAACGAGTGGCAATAGCTCGTGCGATCATAAAGGCTCCGAAAATATTACTGCTAGATGAAGCAACCAGTGCCCTGGATGCAGAATCTGAACGAGTAGTTCAAGATGCACTGGAGAAAGTTATGGTGAATAGAACCACTGTGATCGTAGCCCATCGGTTATCCACGATCAAGAACGCTGATGTTATAGCAGTGGTCAAGAATGGTGTGATTGCAGAGCAGGGAAGGCATGACAC
- the LOC118057342 gene encoding ABC transporter B family member 4 isoform X2, translated as MVAAFLQVSCWMVTGERQAVRIRNLYLGAILRQEIGFFDNETNTGEIIGRMSGDTILIQDAMGEKVGKFLQLFTTFTAGFVIAFSKGWKLTLVMASSIPLLVLSGAVMAITVSKMASRGQTAYSHAANVVDQSIGSIRTVVSFTGEKQAVVQYNKSLTEAVKTGVQEGLAIGVGFGVVTLIVFSTYALAVWYGAKMILNDGYNGGDVVNVNFAVLTGSMSLGQSSSCLSAFSAGRAAAFKLFEVIDRKSQIDSYNSNGRTLDDIQGDIELKDIHFSYPARPDERIFNGFSLAIPPGTSAALVGKSGSGKSTVIGLIERFYDPHAGEVLIDGVNLKEFQLKWIRQKISLVSQEPVLFACSIKDNIAYGKDGATSEEIKTAAELANAAKFIDKLPQGLDTMVGENGTQLSGGQKQRIAIARAILKDPRILLLDEATSALDTESERIVQEALDRIMINRTTVVVAHRLSTVRNADAIAVLHHGKIVEKGSHKELTKDPEGAYYQLIRLQEMRTAKNNDVLNNPDGPESLADSDRHSSKRSSFPRSISRGSSLGHSSRHSFSAAFGVPTGIDLPDTATAEPYILDSEPSEPLPEVPLFRLAYLNKPEIPVLMLAALAAIVAGAILPVFGILVSSMIKTFFEPPDKLKKDSAFWALMFVGIGVISLIVQPVKHYLFAVAGCKLIKRIRSMCFEKVIYMEVGWFDQPEHSSGAIGARLSADAAMVKGLVGDALGMLVQNLGTAVVALFIAFQACWQLAFIMLALLPLLGLNGFIQQKFMKGFSADAKKMYEEASQVANDAVRNIRTVASFCSEAKVTGLYQQACLGPLKTGMRQGLVSGIGFGLSFLFLYAVYATCFYAGSRLVNSRDTTFSEVFRVFFALTMASYGISQTSSLGPDIMKAKAAAASIFAILDRNSKIDSTDDSGTAIENFKGDMEFQHVSFKYPTRPDVQIFRDLCLKIRSGKTVALVGESGSGKSTVISLLQRFYDPDSGYITLDGVEIQKLQIKWLRQRMGLVSQEPLLFDDTIRANIAYGKEGIATEAEILAASESANANKFISSLQQGYDTIVGDRGTQLSGGQKQRVAIARAIIKAPKILLLDEATSALDAESERVVQDALEKVMVNRTTVIVAHRLSTIKNADVIAVVKNGVIAEQGRHDTLMSIKDGVYASLVSLHTSASSS; from the exons ATGGTTGCAGCATTCCTTC AGGTATCTTGTTGGATGGTCACCGGGGAGAGACAGGCTGTGCGAATAAGAAATTTGTACTTGGGAGCCATTCTCAGGCAAGAAATCGGCTTCTTCGATAACGAAACTAACACAGGAGAAATTATTGGGAGGATGTCGGGTGACACTATTCTCATTCAAGATGCCATGGGTGAGAAG GTGGGAAAGTTCTTGCAGCTATTTACAACATTCACTGCTGGTTTTGTCATAGCCTTTAGTAAGGGATGGAAACTTACTCTTGTCATGGCATCTTCCATCCCCCTTCTTGTCCTATCTGGTGCCGTCATGGCCATTACTGTGTCAAAGATGGCATCCCGTGGGCAAACTGCTTATTCACATGCAGCAAATGTCGTGGACCAGTCAATTGGTTCCATCAGAACG GTTGTATCATTTACAGGGGAGAAGCAAGCTGTGGTTCAATACAACAAGTCTTTGACCGAAGCTGTCAAAACTGGAGTGCAAGAGGGCTTGGCTATAGGAGTCGGTTTTGGTGTGGTTACACTTATTGTATTCTCCACTTACGCTTTGGCTGTATGGTACGGTGCTAAAATGATTCTGAATGATGGATATAATGGAGGAGATGTTGTAAATGTAAATTTTGCAGTGTTGACCGGCTCCAT GTCTCTAGGACAGTCATCTTCTTGCTTAAGTGCATTTTCTGCTGGGCGAGCTGCAGCGTTTAAGTTGTTCGAGGTAATTGATAGAAAGTCACAAATAGATTCTTACAACAGCAACGGACGGACACTAGATGATATTCAGGGAGATATAGAACTTAAGGATATTCATTTCAGTTATCCAGCAAGACCTGATGAGCGAATATTCAATGGCTTCTCTCTCGCAATACCTCCCGGTACATCTGCAGCTTTGGTTGGAAAGAGTGGAAGTGGGAAATCTACAGTTATTGGTTTGATTGAGAGGTTCTACGACCCGCACGCCGGCGAAGTTCTAATAGACGGCGTTAACCTCAAAGAGTTCCAGCTCAAATGGATTAGACAGAAAATAAGCCTGGTCAGCCAAGAACCTGTGTTGTTTGCTTGTAgcattaaagataatattgcCTATGGGAAGGATGGTGCAACTAGTGAAGAAATCAAAACTGCTGCTGAACTTGCCAATGCTGCCAAGTTCATAGATAAACTTCCTCAG GGACTTGACACGATGGTTGGGGAGAATGGCACTCAGCTATCTGGCGGCCAAAAACAGAGAATTGCTATTGCTAGAGCAATTCTAAAAGATCCAAGAATACTCCTTCTAGATGAAGCCACAAGTGCTCTTGATACAGAATCTGAAAGAATTGTGCAAGAGGCATTAGACAGGATTATGATCAACCGAACCACAGTTGTTGTAGCTCATCGCTTGAGTACAGTAAGGAATGCTGATGCAATTGCCGTTCTTCACCACGGGAAAATTGTTGAAAAAG GTTCCCACAAGGAGCTGACCAAAGATCCTGAGGGAGCATATTATCAGCTTATAAGATTGCAGGAAATGAGGACAGCAAAAAACAATGATGTTCTAAATAATCCAGATGGGCCAGAAAGCTTAGCAGACTCTGATAGACATTCAAGTAAACGCTCATCTTTCCCACGATCAATAAGTCGAGGCTCATCCCTTGGACACAGTAGTCGTCACTCATTCTCAGCTGCATTTGGTGTGCCCACTGGAATTGATCTTCCAGATACAGCAACAGCAGAACCCTATATTCTTGATTCAGAGCCATCCGAACCACTTCCAGAAGTCCCACTTTTTCGCCTAGCCTATCTTAACAAACCAGAGATCCCAGTGTTAATGCTAGCTGCATTGGCTGCAATAGTGGCTGGTGCAATATTACCTGTTTTCGGAATACTAGTCTCTTCTATGATCAAGACATTTTTTGAGCCACCAGATAAACTCAAAAAGGATTCAGCATTTTGGGCATTAATGTTCGTTGGTATCGGCGTGATATCTTTAATTGTTCAGCCCGTAAAGCACTATCTTTTTGCAGTGGCTGGttgtaaattgataaaaagGATTCGATCAATGTGCTTTGAGAAAGTGATTTATATGGAAGTAGGCTGGTTTGATCAACCTGAACATTCAAGTGGTGCAATTGGTGCAAGACTTTCCGCAGATGCAGCTATGGTGAAAGGTCTGGTTGGAGACGCACTTGGTATGCTAGTTCAAAATCTTGGAACTGCAGTTGTTGCTTTGTTTATCGCCTTTCAAGCATGTTGGCAACTGGCTTTCATCATGCTTGCCTTGCTACCTCTTCTAGGACTTAATGGATTTATTCAACAAAAATTCATGAAAGGTTTCAGCGCAGATGCAAAG AAAATGTACGAGGAAGCAAGTCAAGTTGCAAATGATGCAGTGCGGAATATTAGAACAGTTGCATCTTTCTGTTCTGAAGCGAAAGTGACCGGACTGTACCAACAGGCTTGTTTAGGTCCATTGAAGACAGGCATGAGGCAAGGGTTGGTAAGTGGGATAGGATTTGGACTATCTTTCCTCTTTCTCTACGCAGTCTATGCTACCTGTTTCTATGCTGGATCCCGTCTTGTCAATTCTCGCGACACAACATTTTCTGAGGTTTTTCGC GTATTTTTTGCTCTCACTATGGCATCATATGGTATTTCTCAAACAAGTTCCCTCGGTCCTGATATCATGAAAGCAAAGGCTGCTGCAGCTTCTATATTTGCAATTCTAGACCGAAACTCAAAAATAGACTCTACTGATGATTCTGGGACAGcaatagaaaattttaaaggGGATATGGAGTTTCAACATGTCAGTTTCAAATACCCCACAAGACCTGATGTCCAAATTTTCAGAGATCTATGCTTAAAAATCCGTTCTGGCAAG ACAGTTGCTCTAGTTGGAGAAAGTGGCAGTGGGAAATCAACAGTGATCTCATTGTTGCAGAGATTTTATGATCCTGATTCAGGTTACATAACATTAGACGGAGTTGAAATCCAGAAGCTACAAATCAAGTGGTTAAGACAGCGAATGGGCCTAGTCAGCCAGGAGCCTTTGTTGTTTGACGACACTATCCGAGCCAACATTGCATATGGAAAGGAAGGAATCGCTACGGAGGCAGAGATTTTAGCTGCGTCAGAATCGGCAAATGCCAACAAGTTCATCAGTAGCTTACAACAG GGTTACGATACTATTGTAGGTGACCGAGGCACCCAATTATCAGGTGGACAGAAGCAACGAGTGGCAATAGCTCGTGCGATCATAAAGGCTCCGAAAATATTACTGCTAGATGAAGCAACCAGTGCCCTGGATGCAGAATCTGAACGAGTAGTTCAAGATGCACTGGAGAAAGTTATGGTGAATAGAACCACTGTGATCGTAGCCCATCGGTTATCCACGATCAAGAACGCTGATGTTATAGCAGTGGTCAAGAATGGTGTGATTGCAGAGCAGGGAAGGCATGACAC
- the LOC118057342 gene encoding ABC transporter B family member 4 isoform X3 — translation MPWVGKFLQLFTTFTAGFVIAFSKGWKLTLVMASSIPLLVLSGAVMAITVSKMASRGQTAYSHAANVVDQSIGSIRTVVSFTGEKQAVVQYNKSLTEAVKTGVQEGLAIGVGFGVVTLIVFSTYALAVWYGAKMILNDGYNGGDVVNVNFAVLTGSMSLGQSSSCLSAFSAGRAAAFKLFEVIDRKSQIDSYNSNGRTLDDIQGDIELKDIHFSYPARPDERIFNGFSLAIPPGTSAALVGKSGSGKSTVIGLIERFYDPHAGEVLIDGVNLKEFQLKWIRQKISLVSQEPVLFACSIKDNIAYGKDGATSEEIKTAAELANAAKFIDKLPQGLDTMVGENGTQLSGGQKQRIAIARAILKDPRILLLDEATSALDTESERIVQEALDRIMINRTTVVVAHRLSTVRNADAIAVLHHGKIVEKGSHKELTKDPEGAYYQLIRLQEMRTAKNNDVLNNPDGPESLADSDRHSSKRSSFPRSISRGSSLGHSSRHSFSAAFGVPTGIDLPDTATAEPYILDSEPSEPLPEVPLFRLAYLNKPEIPVLMLAALAAIVAGAILPVFGILVSSMIKTFFEPPDKLKKDSAFWALMFVGIGVISLIVQPVKHYLFAVAGCKLIKRIRSMCFEKVIYMEVGWFDQPEHSSGAIGARLSADAAMVKGLVGDALGMLVQNLGTAVVALFIAFQACWQLAFIMLALLPLLGLNGFIQQKFMKGFSADAKKMYEEASQVANDAVRNIRTVASFCSEAKVTGLYQQACLGPLKTGMRQGLVSGIGFGLSFLFLYAVYATCFYAGSRLVNSRDTTFSEVFRVFFALTMASYGISQTSSLGPDIMKAKAAAASIFAILDRNSKIDSTDDSGTAIENFKGDMEFQHVSFKYPTRPDVQIFRDLCLKIRSGKTVALVGESGSGKSTVISLLQRFYDPDSGYITLDGVEIQKLQIKWLRQRMGLVSQEPLLFDDTIRANIAYGKEGIATEAEILAASESANANKFISSLQQGYDTIVGDRGTQLSGGQKQRVAIARAIIKAPKILLLDEATSALDAESERVVQDALEKVMVNRTTVIVAHRLSTIKNADVIAVVKNGVIAEQGRHDTLMSIKDGVYASLVSLHTSASSS, via the exons ATGCCATGG GTGGGAAAGTTCTTGCAGCTATTTACAACATTCACTGCTGGTTTTGTCATAGCCTTTAGTAAGGGATGGAAACTTACTCTTGTCATGGCATCTTCCATCCCCCTTCTTGTCCTATCTGGTGCCGTCATGGCCATTACTGTGTCAAAGATGGCATCCCGTGGGCAAACTGCTTATTCACATGCAGCAAATGTCGTGGACCAGTCAATTGGTTCCATCAGAACG GTTGTATCATTTACAGGGGAGAAGCAAGCTGTGGTTCAATACAACAAGTCTTTGACCGAAGCTGTCAAAACTGGAGTGCAAGAGGGCTTGGCTATAGGAGTCGGTTTTGGTGTGGTTACACTTATTGTATTCTCCACTTACGCTTTGGCTGTATGGTACGGTGCTAAAATGATTCTGAATGATGGATATAATGGAGGAGATGTTGTAAATGTAAATTTTGCAGTGTTGACCGGCTCCAT GTCTCTAGGACAGTCATCTTCTTGCTTAAGTGCATTTTCTGCTGGGCGAGCTGCAGCGTTTAAGTTGTTCGAGGTAATTGATAGAAAGTCACAAATAGATTCTTACAACAGCAACGGACGGACACTAGATGATATTCAGGGAGATATAGAACTTAAGGATATTCATTTCAGTTATCCAGCAAGACCTGATGAGCGAATATTCAATGGCTTCTCTCTCGCAATACCTCCCGGTACATCTGCAGCTTTGGTTGGAAAGAGTGGAAGTGGGAAATCTACAGTTATTGGTTTGATTGAGAGGTTCTACGACCCGCACGCCGGCGAAGTTCTAATAGACGGCGTTAACCTCAAAGAGTTCCAGCTCAAATGGATTAGACAGAAAATAAGCCTGGTCAGCCAAGAACCTGTGTTGTTTGCTTGTAgcattaaagataatattgcCTATGGGAAGGATGGTGCAACTAGTGAAGAAATCAAAACTGCTGCTGAACTTGCCAATGCTGCCAAGTTCATAGATAAACTTCCTCAG GGACTTGACACGATGGTTGGGGAGAATGGCACTCAGCTATCTGGCGGCCAAAAACAGAGAATTGCTATTGCTAGAGCAATTCTAAAAGATCCAAGAATACTCCTTCTAGATGAAGCCACAAGTGCTCTTGATACAGAATCTGAAAGAATTGTGCAAGAGGCATTAGACAGGATTATGATCAACCGAACCACAGTTGTTGTAGCTCATCGCTTGAGTACAGTAAGGAATGCTGATGCAATTGCCGTTCTTCACCACGGGAAAATTGTTGAAAAAG GTTCCCACAAGGAGCTGACCAAAGATCCTGAGGGAGCATATTATCAGCTTATAAGATTGCAGGAAATGAGGACAGCAAAAAACAATGATGTTCTAAATAATCCAGATGGGCCAGAAAGCTTAGCAGACTCTGATAGACATTCAAGTAAACGCTCATCTTTCCCACGATCAATAAGTCGAGGCTCATCCCTTGGACACAGTAGTCGTCACTCATTCTCAGCTGCATTTGGTGTGCCCACTGGAATTGATCTTCCAGATACAGCAACAGCAGAACCCTATATTCTTGATTCAGAGCCATCCGAACCACTTCCAGAAGTCCCACTTTTTCGCCTAGCCTATCTTAACAAACCAGAGATCCCAGTGTTAATGCTAGCTGCATTGGCTGCAATAGTGGCTGGTGCAATATTACCTGTTTTCGGAATACTAGTCTCTTCTATGATCAAGACATTTTTTGAGCCACCAGATAAACTCAAAAAGGATTCAGCATTTTGGGCATTAATGTTCGTTGGTATCGGCGTGATATCTTTAATTGTTCAGCCCGTAAAGCACTATCTTTTTGCAGTGGCTGGttgtaaattgataaaaagGATTCGATCAATGTGCTTTGAGAAAGTGATTTATATGGAAGTAGGCTGGTTTGATCAACCTGAACATTCAAGTGGTGCAATTGGTGCAAGACTTTCCGCAGATGCAGCTATGGTGAAAGGTCTGGTTGGAGACGCACTTGGTATGCTAGTTCAAAATCTTGGAACTGCAGTTGTTGCTTTGTTTATCGCCTTTCAAGCATGTTGGCAACTGGCTTTCATCATGCTTGCCTTGCTACCTCTTCTAGGACTTAATGGATTTATTCAACAAAAATTCATGAAAGGTTTCAGCGCAGATGCAAAG AAAATGTACGAGGAAGCAAGTCAAGTTGCAAATGATGCAGTGCGGAATATTAGAACAGTTGCATCTTTCTGTTCTGAAGCGAAAGTGACCGGACTGTACCAACAGGCTTGTTTAGGTCCATTGAAGACAGGCATGAGGCAAGGGTTGGTAAGTGGGATAGGATTTGGACTATCTTTCCTCTTTCTCTACGCAGTCTATGCTACCTGTTTCTATGCTGGATCCCGTCTTGTCAATTCTCGCGACACAACATTTTCTGAGGTTTTTCGC GTATTTTTTGCTCTCACTATGGCATCATATGGTATTTCTCAAACAAGTTCCCTCGGTCCTGATATCATGAAAGCAAAGGCTGCTGCAGCTTCTATATTTGCAATTCTAGACCGAAACTCAAAAATAGACTCTACTGATGATTCTGGGACAGcaatagaaaattttaaaggGGATATGGAGTTTCAACATGTCAGTTTCAAATACCCCACAAGACCTGATGTCCAAATTTTCAGAGATCTATGCTTAAAAATCCGTTCTGGCAAG ACAGTTGCTCTAGTTGGAGAAAGTGGCAGTGGGAAATCAACAGTGATCTCATTGTTGCAGAGATTTTATGATCCTGATTCAGGTTACATAACATTAGACGGAGTTGAAATCCAGAAGCTACAAATCAAGTGGTTAAGACAGCGAATGGGCCTAGTCAGCCAGGAGCCTTTGTTGTTTGACGACACTATCCGAGCCAACATTGCATATGGAAAGGAAGGAATCGCTACGGAGGCAGAGATTTTAGCTGCGTCAGAATCGGCAAATGCCAACAAGTTCATCAGTAGCTTACAACAG GGTTACGATACTATTGTAGGTGACCGAGGCACCCAATTATCAGGTGGACAGAAGCAACGAGTGGCAATAGCTCGTGCGATCATAAAGGCTCCGAAAATATTACTGCTAGATGAAGCAACCAGTGCCCTGGATGCAGAATCTGAACGAGTAGTTCAAGATGCACTGGAGAAAGTTATGGTGAATAGAACCACTGTGATCGTAGCCCATCGGTTATCCACGATCAAGAACGCTGATGTTATAGCAGTGGTCAAGAATGGTGTGATTGCAGAGCAGGGAAGGCATGACAC